The following are encoded together in the Daucus carota subsp. sativus chromosome 5, DH1 v3.0, whole genome shotgun sequence genome:
- the LOC108221176 gene encoding lysine-specific demethylase JMJ26-like, which produces MERKTQELIDLSSGMESSRKRKQQLYQLFGSDSSDSSTSKDTYKPRRHKTGKNGSGCEQKYYCHQCKRNDKDHVVTCSRCEKKRYCTSCILKNYPQMNEVDFLLACPFCRDICNCKSCLRLELREKNETRISEEAKKHYSKYLLRRLLPFVKQIDVEQSLEKEMEAQIRGLPLSDVEVQQADCCDDERLNCNNCGTSIADYHRSCTKCPYDLCISCCRDLRAGSLHAGHMGSMNQYKNPGVGYLHGETCKPRSNRTVGTSTATKDGGPRKAKLPEWRPNKDGSISCPPESLGGCGGKGILRLNQVFQDGWLSDVILKAEDLCQLYNLDGMPEDPTHGCSCYNLAVDETATKTIRKAASRDRSDDNYLYSPSSGDIQAGDRKHFQAHWSKGEPVIVTGVLDSTYGLSWEPMVMSRAMHDKSHTRVTVLNCLNWCKEEYSLSSFFKGYTEGKLDLSGWPQMLKLNDWPPSGSFEDHLPRHNVEFLSALPFKEYTHPQSGYLNLAIKLPECHLKPDTGPKLYAAYGFSQQLRRGDSVSKLSYHDSDAVYVLTHVKEMTFTPSELAKMEQLKEKHRVQDEREIYVEGEMGNGPEPQREGNDTEELQNPESGALWDIYRREDAFKLKEYLRKHFREFRHTYCLPLKQVVDPIYDGAFYLNAEHQRRLKEEYGIEPWSVVQNLGDAIFIPAGCPFQVRNFKSCIQVSTGFVSPESIHECLRFTEEIRALPLKRVAKEDKLGVKKLIIYAIRQVLNDLEEITKSETMTDCLDIHSDSLVESDTWEKKNCENLEESAGQDEEITNLDFEAHGPNPLVGRTGRTRKSAKKQSENIGHTHSEDLEKMRKEIAAEMDDKMNKKLRKILGRLAEMNPTLNVNVEELCGETDGSDDEDDGEENDKDDDAEGDGNGSANDEDDEVGSDDGDDSA; this is translated from the exons ATGGAGAGAAAAACACAAGAGTTAATTGATTTGAGTAGCGGAATGGAGAGCTCTcgaaaaagaaaacaacaacTATATCAACTTTTTGGTTCTGATTCATCTGATTCATCTACCAGCAAAGATACTTATAAGCCTAGACGTCATAAAACt GGGAAAAATGGGAGTGGTTGTGAACAGAAGTACTATTGCCATCAGTGCAAAAGAAATGATAAAGACCATGTTGTGACCTGCAGCAGATGTGAGAAGAAACGATATTGTACTTCCTGTATTTTAAAAAA CTATCCCCAGATGAATGAGGTGGATTTCCTTTTGGCATGTCCTTTCTGCCGAGACATCtgcaattgcaagagttgtttGCGCTTGGAATTGCGCGAAAAA AATGAAACGAGGATCAGCGAAGAAGCCAAAAAGCATTACTCAAAGTATCTCCTGCGACGGCTTCTTCCATTTGTGAAACAAATTGATGTAGAGCAAAGTCTGGAAAAAGAGATGGAGGCTCAAATTCGAG GGTTGCCATTATCTGATGTCGAAGTGCAACAAGCAGACTGCTGTGACGATGAGCGTCTAAATTG CAACAACTGCGGAACTTCTATTGCTGACTACCACCGCAGCTGCACAAAATGTCCGTATGATCTGTGCATCTCTTGTTGCCGGGACTTGCGTGCTGGCTCTTTGCATGCAGGTCATATGGGAAGCATGAATCAATATAAGAACCCGGGGGTGGGCTACTTACATGGTGAAACGTGTAAACCTCGAAGCAATAGAACTGTGGGCACATCGACTGCAACAAAGGATGGTGGTCCCCGAAAGGCAAAATTACCTGAATGGAGGCCTAACAAGGATGGTAGCATCTCTTGTCCACCGGAGAGTTTGGGTGGGTGTGGTGGTAAAGGGATTCTAAGGCTGAACCAGGTCTTTCAAGACGGTTGGCTTTCAGACGTGATATTGAAAGCCGAAGACTTATGCCAACTGTATAATCTGGATGGCATGCCAGAAGATCCCACACACGGGTGCTCCTGTTATAATTTGGCAGTTGATGAAACGGCCACAAAGACAATACGGAAAGCTGCTTCTCGAGACCGCTCTGATGACAACTACTTGTACTCTCCAAGTTCTGGAGACATTCAAGCCGGAGATCGGAAGCATTTTCAGGCCCATTGGTCAAAAGGCGAACCAGTGATTGTGACTGGTGTGCTTGACAGTACATATGGTTTGAGCTGGGAACCAATGGTGATGTCTCGAGCAATGCATGATAAGTCCCACACTCGTGTGACTGTCTTGAATTGTTTGAACTGGTGCAAG GAGGAATATAGCCTAAGTTCGTTCTTCAAAGGCTATACAGAAGGTAAACTTGACTTGTCTGGCTGGCCCCAAATGCTCAAATTAAATGATTGGCCTCCATCTGGTTCGTTTGAGGATCACCTCCCTCGTCATAACGTGGAGTTCTTAAGTGCTTTGCCATTCAAGGAGTACACACATCCACAGAGCGGCTACTTGAACCTTGCTATCAAGTTACCTGAGTGCCATCTGAAGCCAGACACAGGGCCAAAGCTGTATGCCGCTTATGGCTTTTCCCAGCAACTCAGACGTGGTGACTCCGTCTCCAAACTCAGCTATCATGACTCTGACGCG GTATACGTGCTCACGCACGTCAAAGAGATGACGTTCACTCCTTCTGAGCTTGCTAAGATGGAACAGCTGAAGGAGAAGCACCGTGTTCAGGACGAGAGAGAAATATATGTAGAGGGGGAAATGGGGAATGGACCGGAGCCCCAGCGGGAAGGCAATGACACAGAAGAACTACAAAACCCGGAGAGTGGTGCCCTTTGGGACATTTACCGCAGAGAAGATGCTttcaaattaaaagaatatCTGAGAAAGCATTTTAGAGAGTTCAGACATACATATTGCTTGCCGCTAAAGCAG GTTGTTGATCCCATATATGATGGGGCATTCTACCTCAACGCCGAGCATCAAAGAAGACTTAAAGAGGAATATG gaATTGAACCATGGAGTGTGGTTCAAAATTTGGGAGATGCAATTTTTATTCCTGCCGGCTGTCCTTTTCAAGTTAGAAACTTTAAG TCATGTATACAGGTATCGACCGGTTTTGTGTCACCTGAAAGCATACATGAGTGCCTCCGTTTTACCGAGGAAATTCGTGCCCTTCCCCTAAAGCGCGTGGCCAAGGAGGACAAATTAGGG gtaaaaaaattaattatttatgcaATAAGACAAGTATTGAACGACTTGGAAGAGATTACCAA ATCGGAGACAATGACTGATTGTCTGGATATCCATTCTGATTCTTTAGTAGAAAGTGATACGTGG GAAAAGAAAAATTGTGAAAATTTGGAAGAATCAGCTGGTCAGGATGAAGAGATCACTAATCTTGATTTTGAAGCTCATGGACCAAACCCGTTGGTGGGAAGAACCGGCAGAACAAGGAAATCTGCAAAGAAACAATCGGAAAATATTGGTCACACACATTCTGAAGACCTGGAAAAGATGAGGAAAGAAATAGCTGCTGAAATGGATGACAAGATGAATAAGAAACTCAGGAAAATTCTGGGGAGACTTGCAGAAATGAATCCCACTTTAAATGTCAATGTAGAAGAATTGTGTGGCGAAACTGACGGATCAGATGATGAGGACGATGGAGAAGAAAATGACAAAGATGATGATGCTGAAGGCGATGGGAATGGATCTGCCAATGACGAAGATGATGAGGTCGGTTCAGATGATGGAGATGACTCTGCCTAG
- the LOC108222742 gene encoding lysine-specific demethylase JMJ26-like translates to MRWISFWHVLSAETSAIARVVCAWNCAKKFVSLTILTSIINEFMIKNETRISEEAKKHYSKYLLRRLLPFVKQIDVEQSLEKEMEAQIRGLPLSDVKVQQADCCDDERLNCNNCGTSIADYHRSCTKCPYDLCISCCRDLRAGSLHAGHMGSMNQYKNPGVGYLHGETCKPRNNRTVGTSTATKDGGPRKAKLPEWRPNKDGSISCPPESLGGCGGKGILRLNQVFQDGWLSDVILKAEDLCQLYNLDGMPEDPTHGCSCYNLAVDETATKTIRKAASRDRSDDNYLYSPSSGDIQAGDRKHFQAHWSKGEPVIVTGVLDSTYGLSWEPMVMSRAMHDKSHTRVTVLNCLNWCKEEYSLSSFFKGYTEGKLDLSGWPQMLKLNDWPPSGSFEDHLPRHNVEFLSALPFKEYTHPQSGYLNLAIKLPECHLKPDTGPKLYAAYGFSQQLGRGDSVSKLSYHDSDAVYVLTHVKEMTFTPSELAKMEQLKEKHRVQDEREIYVEGEMGNGPEPQREGNDTEELQNPESGALWDIYRREDAFKLKEYLRKHFREFRHTYCLPLKQVVDPIYDGAFYLNAEHQRRLKEEYGIEPWSVVQNLGDAIFIPAGCPFQVRNFKSCIQVSTGFVSPESIHECLRFTEEIRALPLKRVAKEDKLGVKKLIIYAIRQVLNDLEEITKSETMTDCLDIHSDSLVESGYVEKKNCENLEESAGQDEEITNLDFEAHGPNPLVGRTGRTRKSAKKQSENIGHTHSEDLEKMRKEIAAEMDDKMNKKLRKILGRLAEMNPTLNVNVEELCGETDGSDDEDDGEENDKDDDAEGDGNGSANDEDDEVGSDDGDD, encoded by the exons ATGAGGTGGATTTCCTTTTGGCATGTCCTTTCTGCCGAGACATCtgcaattgcaagagttgtttGCGCTTGGAATTGCGCGAAAAAGTTTGTTTCTTTGACCATTTTAACTTCAATCATCAATGAATTCATGATCAAG AATGAAACGAGGATCAGCGAAGAAGCCAAAAAGCATTACTCAAAGTATCTCCTGCGACGGCTTCTTCCATTTGTGAAACAAATTGATGTAGAGCAAAGTCTGGAAAAAGAGATGGAGGCTCAAATTCGAG GGTTGCCATTATCTGATGTCAAAGTGCAACAAGCAGACTGCTGTGATGATGAGCGTCTAAATTG CAACAACTGTGGAACTTCTATTGCTGACTACCACCGCAGCTGCACAAAATGTCCGTATGATCTGTGCATCTCTTGTTGCCGGGACTTGCGTGCTGGCTCTTTGCATGCAGGTCATATGGGAAGCATGAATCAATATAAGAACCCGGGGGTGGGCTACTTACATGGTGAAACGTGTAAACCTCGAAACAATAGAACTGTGGGCACATCGACTGCAACAAAGGATGGTGGTCCCCGGAAGGCAAAATTACCTGAATGGAGGCCTAACAAGGATGGTAGCATCTCTTGTCCACCGGAGAGTTTGGGTGGGTGTGGTGGTAAAGGGATTCTAAGGCTGAACCAGGTCTTTCAAGACGGTTGGCTTTCAGACGTGATATTGAAAGCCGAAGACTTATGCCAACTGTATAATCTGGATGGCATGCCAGAAGATCCCACACACGGGTGCTCCTGTTATAATTTGGCAGTTGATGAAACGGCCACAAAGACAATACGGAAAGCTGCTTCTCGAGACCGCTCTGATGACAACTACTTGTACTCTCCAAGTTCTGGAGACATTCAAGCCGGAGATCGGAAGCATTTTCAGGCCCATTGGTCAAAAGGCGAACCAGTGATTGTGACTGGTGTGCTTGACAGTACATATGGTTTGAGCTGGGAACCAATGGTGATGTCTCGAGCAATGCATGATAAGTCCCACACTCGTGTGACTGTCTTGAATTGTTTGAACTGGTGCAAG GAGGAATATAGCCTAAGTTCGTTCTTCAAAGGCTATACAGAAGGTAAACTTGACTTGTCTGGCTGGCCCCAAATGCTCAAATTAAATGATTGGCCTCCATCTGGTTCGTTTGAGGATCACCTCCCTCGTCATAACGTGGAGTTCTTAAGTGCTTTGCCATTCAAGGAGTACACACATCCACAGAGCGGCTACTTGAACCTTGCTATCAAGTTACCTGAGTGCCATCTGAAGCCAGACACAGGGCCAAAGCTGTATGCCGCTTATGGCTTTTCCCAGCAACTCGGACGTGGTGACTCCGTCTCCAAACTCAGCTATCATGACTCTGACGCG GTATACGTGCTCACGCACGTCAAAGAGATGACGTTCACTCCTTCTGAGCTTGCTAAGATGGAACAGCTGAAGGAGAAGCACCGTGTTCAGGACGAGAGAGAAATATATGTAGAGGGGGAAATGGGGAATGGACCGGAGCCCCAGCGGGAAGGTAATGACACAGAAGAACTACAAAACCCGGAGAGTGGTGCCCTTTGGGACATTTACCGCAGAGAAGATGCTttcaaattaaaagaatatCTGAGAAAGCATTTTAGAGAGTTCAGACATACATATTGCTTGCCGCTAAAGCAG GTTGTTGATCCCATATATGATGGGGCATTCTACCTCAACGCCGAGCATCAAAGAAGACTTAAAGAGGAATATG gaATTGAACCATGGAGTGTGGTTCAAAATTTGGGAGATGCAATTTTTATTCCTGCGGGCTGTCCTTTTCAAGTTAGAAACTTTAAG TCATGTATACAGGTATCGACCGGTTTTGTGTCACCTGAAAGCATACATGAGTGCCTCCGTTTTACCGAGGAAATTCGTGCCCTTCCCCTAAAGCGCGTGGCCAAGGAGGACAAATTAGGG gtaaaaaaattaattatttatgcaATAAGACAAGTATTGAACGACTTGGAAGAGATTACCAA ATCGGAGACAATGACTGATTGTCTGGATATCCATTCTGATTCTTTAGTAGAAAGTGGATACGTG GAAAAGAAAAATTGTGAAAATTTGGAAGAATCAGCTGGTCAGGATGAAGAGATCACTAATCTTGATTTTGAAGCTCATGGACCAAACCCGTTGGTAGGAAGAACCGGCAGAACAAGGAAATCTGCAAAGAAACAATCGGAAAATATTGGTCACACACATTCTGAAGACCTGGAAAAGATGAGGAAAGAAATAGCTGCTGAAATGGATGACAAGATGAATAAGAAACTCAGGAAAATTCTGGGGAGACTTGCAGAAATGAATCCCACTTTAAATGTCAATGTAGAAGAATTGTGTGGCGAAACTGACGGATCAGATGATGAGGACGATGGAGAAGAAAATGACAAAGATGATGATGCTGAAGGCGATGGGAATGGATCTGCCAATGACGAAGATGATGAGGTCGGTTCAGATGATGGAGATGACTGA